One genomic region from Bubalus kerabau isolate K-KA32 ecotype Philippines breed swamp buffalo chromosome 7, PCC_UOA_SB_1v2, whole genome shotgun sequence encodes:
- the LOC129657918 gene encoding uncharacterized protein LOC129657918 — protein sequence MEDRRQREEEKQVSPIYPWDHMRRAARETEEQPQKLLPLYKTPTGRNNQSVRVNKPFSYQEIQRIKEDLGDYLDDPEKYIRAFKGVTLLYDLTWKDVMYILRQTLTPESKTRVLGKAVAYGDEWLGNESVEKRENEIAALPTENQAVPTIEPDWDYNTAKERWDQNHFVRCILEGLRQARSKPLNYGKLTDIEQEEKEAPGKFLDRLREGLHRFTEIDPESEEGKVILKDRFLTQSAPDIRRKLLKQAYGPNQSLDTLLQLAQTVYYGREYEEKKERQKKTKEKAEAFAMAMKNVLKQPEKSAQRGPGEKRWACYYCGKEGHLKRDCPQASKPPPAPCPVCKGPH from the coding sequence atggaggacaggagacaaagagaagaggaaaaacaggtttctccaatctatccctgggatcatatgcgcagagcagccagagagactgaggaacagccacagaagctgttgcctctttataaaacacccaccgggagaaataatcagtctgtgagagttaataagcctttctcttatcaagaaatacaaagaatcaaggaggatctgggagactatttagatgacccagaaaaatatattagagcttttaaaggtgttactctgctttatgacctcacttggaaggatgtgatgtatatcttgagacaaacgctgactcccgagtcaaagactcgagttttgggaaaagcggttgcttatggagatgaatggcttggtaatgaatcagtagagaagagggagaacgagatagcggccctccccactgagaatcaggcggtcccaactatagaaccagactgggactacaacacagctaaagaaAGATGGGATCAAaatcattttgttagatgtattcttgaaggacttaggcaggcacgttctaagcctttaaactatggcaaattgacAGATatagaacaggaggaaaaagaagctcctggtaaattcctagatagactgcgAGAAGGCCTtcacagattcactgagattgatcccgaaagtgaagagggaaaagtgatcttaaaagatagatttctcactcagtcggctccagatatccgccgtaagctattaaaacaggcgtatggaccaaatcagtctttagatactctgttacaactggctcagacagtctattatggtagggaatatgaggaaaagaaagaaaggcaaaaaaagacaaaggaaaaggcggaagccttcgccatggctatgaaaaacgttcttaaacagcctgagaaaagtgcccagaggggcccaggtgaaaagaGATGGGCTTGCtactactgtggaaaggaggggcacctcaagcgggattgccctcaggcatctaagccgcccccggctccatgtccggtctgcaaaggaccacactag